In Nitrosococcus halophilus Nc 4, the genomic stretch CGAGCGGCAGAAGCCAGCATGACACCGGGCCGATCGTTGTTGGGAAAAACTAATGGACGTTCCATAGCCCCGGTGGCGAGGATGGCCTGTTTCGCCTGAATCTGCCACAGGCGTTGTCTGACCTTCTGGTTTTCCAAACGCTGGAAGGCAGCAAAGCGGCCTTGCCGATAATGACCAAACACTGTGGTTTGGCGCAAGAGAAAAACATCCGGCAGTGTCACGAGCTGTTCCATGATCTCCCCTACCCATTCCCGGGATTCTTCCCTGTCCAGCAGACTGCCTCCTAGCAGCGGGTTTTCCTCAGCCACCACTACCCGTGCGCCTGTGCTAGCAGCCGTGAGCGCCGCTGCCAGACCTGCCGGCCCGGTTCCAATCACCAGAACATCACAATGGAGGTGACGTTTGTCGTAGTCATCTGGATCCGGGGCTTCCGGCGCTTTGCCCAACCCGGCGGCATGGCGAATAAAATATTCGTAGAAGGGCCAGGCACGACGGCCTGGCCCCATAAACGTTTTGTAGTAGAAACCGGCCGTTAGAATAGGCGCCAGCCATTGAGCAACAGCCCCCAGATCAAAATGCAGCGAGGGCCAACAATTCTGACTATAGGCTTCAAGCCCATGGGATAAGAGCACTTCCGTAGCCCGGAGGTTAGGCTCGGCATAGGCCCCACTCCCTACCTGGACCAGGGCATTGGGTTCCTCTACCCCGGCGGTAAAGATGCCCCGCGGCCGGTGATATTTGAAACTGCGGCCAACCAGATGGATACCATTGGCCAAAAGAGCGGAAGCCAACGTATCGCCTGCATAGCCTTCGAGGCGCTTGCCATTGAAACTAAATGTTAGTCTCTGACTGCGGTCAACCAGACCTCCTTTGGGGAGCCGAAACGGTTGTCTCATGGACCGCTCCCAGGATTTGCCGCTGCCTCTTTTAGCACTTCGTTGGTGACCGTATTGCGGACCAGCGTAAACCATTGGCGACAACCGAGGCTGTGCTGCCAATATTCCCGATGCTCACCGGCCGGATTATCGCGGAAATAAAGATAATCATCCCAGGCCTTATCTCTTATGTGATCCGTATCCGCCGGCCTTTGGACACGAGCATCACCGCCATAGGTAAACTCGGTTCGGTCCCGTTCACCGCAATAGGGACAAGGAATACGCAACATAAATTTTCTGCTCTTTTAATGATACAGCCAAGGTTTAGGTCCCTTACCTTCCTCGGCAATGATATGTCCACTATGGAAACGATCGAGAACGAAGGGGGCCGCCAGTTCAGGGGTTTCATCTGTGGCCATCATCTGGGCCAATACCTGGCCCACAGCAGGGGTG encodes the following:
- a CDS encoding sarcosine oxidase subunit delta, which encodes MLRIPCPYCGERDRTEFTYGGDARVQRPADTDHIRDKAWDDYLYFRDNPAGEHREYWQHSLGCRQWFTLVRNTVTNEVLKEAAANPGSGP